One Phycisphaerae bacterium RAS2 DNA window includes the following coding sequences:
- the minD gene encoding Septum site-determining protein MinD, which translates to MGTMANNVRVILYTTNEADAPELRRLVTSLPEIRIVADLDEASLLPHALAQFPADLVIVDLDPQPALVLECVRQLRECNLEIPVFALSSQSDGAVVLRAMRSGIKEYLLKPLNLDEFRDAVGRIVVNQPKTRQPGKLISIMGSSGGVGCTTVAVNLAVELAQLVGSTQKVALVDLDFRFGHCATLLDVHGQYTVADLCSTPEQLDPEMVMKALIKHDSGVLVLQRPHTFAHAEIITAAHCANVLSSLQELCAYVVVDGPTRHDPGGRTVLDSADFNLLILQLLVTSVRNSDRMIQELAGQGFNTDRLQFICNRLGRDSAHLDVAQVEQTLGRKFFSTIADEWKTVSSAINLGQPILKDSDRSRVRQDLRALAMKIHCPDALESNKSNGSFLGKLLSKARSGGASAAGSAGEVKAPAGVAAAPTP; encoded by the coding sequence ATGGGGACCATGGCGAACAACGTACGTGTCATTTTGTATACGACGAACGAAGCCGACGCGCCCGAACTGCGCCGGCTTGTCACGTCTCTGCCCGAGATTCGCATCGTCGCGGACCTCGACGAAGCAAGTTTGTTACCCCACGCATTGGCCCAGTTTCCGGCGGACCTGGTCATTGTGGATCTCGACCCGCAGCCGGCGCTCGTACTGGAATGCGTCCGACAGCTACGAGAATGCAATCTTGAAATACCCGTCTTTGCGTTGAGCTCGCAGTCCGATGGTGCCGTGGTTCTCCGAGCGATGCGGTCCGGCATCAAGGAGTACCTCCTCAAGCCGCTGAACCTCGACGAATTCCGCGACGCCGTCGGTCGCATCGTCGTCAACCAGCCGAAGACGCGGCAACCGGGCAAGCTCATCAGCATCATGGGCAGTTCGGGCGGCGTGGGGTGCACCACGGTGGCTGTCAACCTAGCCGTGGAATTGGCCCAACTGGTCGGCTCAACGCAGAAGGTCGCACTGGTGGACCTGGATTTTCGATTTGGCCACTGCGCGACGCTCCTGGATGTGCACGGGCAATACACCGTGGCCGACTTGTGCTCGACTCCCGAGCAGCTCGACCCGGAAATGGTGATGAAGGCGCTGATCAAGCACGACTCGGGCGTGCTGGTGCTTCAGCGGCCGCACACGTTTGCCCATGCCGAAATCATCACGGCGGCCCACTGCGCGAACGTGTTGAGCAGTCTGCAGGAGCTCTGCGCGTACGTCGTGGTGGACGGCCCGACACGACACGACCCCGGCGGTCGAACCGTACTCGATTCCGCGGACTTCAATCTGCTGATTCTTCAGCTTCTCGTCACCAGTGTTCGCAACAGCGATCGCATGATTCAGGAGCTGGCCGGCCAGGGCTTCAACACCGATCGGCTGCAGTTCATCTGCAACCGGCTCGGGCGGGATTCCGCGCACCTGGACGTGGCACAGGTGGAGCAGACGCTCGGGAGGAAGTTCTTTTCGACGATCGCGGACGAGTGGAAGACCGTCAGTTCGGCGATCAACCTGGGGCAGCCGATTCTCAAGGACTCTGACCGAAGCCGCGTGCGACAGGACTTGCGTGCGCTGGCCATGAAGATTCATTGCCCCGACGCGCTGGAGTCGAACAAGTCCAACGGCAGCTTCCTCGGCAAGCTGCTTAGCAAGGCGCGCTCGGGGGGGGCTTCCGCCGCTGGATCAGCGGGCGAGGTCAAGGCTCCTGCCGGCGTCGCCGCTGCGCCCACGCCCTGA
- a CDS encoding Putative conjugal transfer protein → MFGRAKIPVLKVPKLPEADKSAQATPSAPQSTVPTEPSAPIANPASTAPAAPALRPPGPAPLSSLSNKPKERDRTDEFSEIKTRVHKKLVDTLDLAALSKRTGDDVREEVKQVIADLCQQEDALLNFNERQRLVGEILDETFGLGPLETILKDPHVSDILINGPKQVYIERKGRLQLTSVTFRDNAHLMHVIDKIVSSVGRRCDEVSPMVDARLKDGSRVNAVIPPLAIDGPSMSIRRFGADPITWDDYVKFNSVTKEMVDFLRACVIAHMNIIVAGGTGSGKTTLLNNLSSFIPETDRIVTIEDAAELRLRQPHVVRLESRPANIEGKGRIAIRDLLINALRMRPDRVVVGECRGPETLDMLQAMNTGHDGSMTTIHANSVRDAVQRVETMVMMAGFDLPVKAIRQQFASAVHLVINAARLTGGPRKIMSIAEVQGMEGEAVTMQEIFKFEQLGIDASGKAHGRFIATGLRPSFLDRLKYSGAELDSSIFERRVLSTDPHAT, encoded by the coding sequence ATGTTCGGACGCGCCAAGATACCCGTGCTGAAAGTGCCGAAGCTGCCGGAGGCGGACAAGTCCGCGCAAGCAACTCCGAGCGCGCCCCAGTCAACCGTACCGACGGAGCCGAGCGCTCCAATCGCCAATCCCGCATCGACCGCGCCGGCCGCGCCCGCGCTTCGACCGCCCGGTCCCGCGCCGCTCTCGTCGCTCTCAAATAAACCGAAAGAGCGCGATCGCACCGACGAGTTCTCGGAGATCAAGACGCGGGTTCACAAGAAGCTGGTGGACACCCTCGATCTCGCGGCGCTTTCGAAACGCACCGGCGACGATGTACGCGAAGAAGTCAAGCAGGTCATCGCCGATCTGTGTCAGCAGGAGGACGCCCTTCTCAATTTCAACGAGCGGCAGCGTCTGGTCGGCGAGATTCTCGACGAGACGTTCGGCCTGGGGCCGCTGGAGACCATCCTCAAGGACCCGCACGTCAGCGATATTCTCATCAACGGCCCGAAGCAGGTGTACATCGAGCGCAAAGGTCGCCTGCAACTGACCAGCGTCACGTTTCGCGACAACGCGCATCTGATGCATGTGATCGACAAGATCGTCTCGTCGGTCGGTCGTCGCTGCGACGAAGTCTCGCCGATGGTGGACGCGCGGTTGAAGGACGGCTCGCGCGTGAACGCCGTCATCCCGCCGCTGGCGATTGACGGCCCGTCGATGTCGATTCGCCGATTCGGCGCCGACCCGATTACGTGGGACGACTACGTGAAGTTCAACTCGGTGACGAAGGAGATGGTGGATTTTCTCCGCGCCTGCGTCATCGCGCACATGAACATCATCGTGGCCGGCGGTACCGGCTCGGGCAAGACGACCCTGCTGAATAACCTGTCGTCGTTCATTCCCGAAACCGACCGCATCGTGACCATCGAAGACGCGGCCGAGCTGCGCCTGCGCCAGCCGCATGTGGTGCGACTCGAATCGCGACCGGCCAACATCGAGGGCAAGGGGCGCATCGCCATCCGCGATCTGCTCATCAATGCGCTGCGCATGCGGCCCGACCGGGTCGTGGTCGGCGAGTGCCGCGGGCCGGAAACGTTGGACATGCTCCAGGCCATGAACACCGGCCACGACGGCTCGATGACCACGATTCACGCCAACAGCGTGCGCGACGCCGTCCAGCGCGTGGAGACCATGGTCATGATGGCCGGGTTCGACCTGCCGGTGAAGGCCATTCGTCAGCAGTTCGCATCGGCCGTGCACCTGGTCATCAACGCGGCGCGGCTGACCGGCGGGCCGCGCAAAATCATGTCGATCGCCGAAGTGCAGGGCATGGAAGGCGAAGCCGTCACGATGCAGGAGATTTTCAAGTTCGAGCAGCTCGGGATCGACGCATCGGGCAAGGCACACGGTCGATTCATCGCGACGGGGCTTCGTCCGAGCTTCCTCGACCGACTGAAGTACTCCGGCGCCGAGCTGGATTCGTCGATTTTTGAACGGCGCGTGTTGAGCACCGATCCGCATGCCACGTGA
- a CDS encoding Bacterial type II secretion system protein F domain protein translates to MQQFIAFVDTSSIMDKVVLYALPPIGCTFLAYAIFNLVADLRKKEVKKVAERLKEGGFGDSANEVAAKESIMRRMHQAQSPFGQFIAGMAFIPRLQQWLDQANIAWPATTVMINLLGLASVGYITCYYLETAQWVALSVAGGMLLLPLLVIFILRKMRMNKFMHQLPDVFELMSQALRAGHSLANSILVVSQQLPDPVGTEFARVFHEQNLGIKIEDALRDMARRVGLMDVRFFVTAVLIQRQTGGDLAEVLDNISSVIRDRIKLFGSVKALTAEGRLSGYVLLALPVFVFLLELVINPDYAQIMIDDEVGQYMLIGAGVSQILGLALIQKIVNIKV, encoded by the coding sequence GTGCAGCAGTTCATCGCATTTGTTGATACTTCCTCGATCATGGACAAGGTGGTGCTCTATGCGCTGCCACCGATCGGCTGTACCTTTCTGGCCTACGCGATCTTCAATCTCGTCGCCGACTTGCGCAAGAAGGAAGTGAAAAAGGTCGCCGAGCGTTTGAAAGAGGGGGGCTTCGGCGACTCCGCGAACGAAGTGGCGGCGAAGGAATCGATCATGCGCCGAATGCACCAGGCGCAGTCGCCGTTCGGTCAATTCATTGCCGGCATGGCTTTCATTCCCCGGCTTCAGCAATGGCTGGACCAGGCCAACATCGCCTGGCCCGCGACGACGGTGATGATCAACCTGCTGGGCCTCGCCTCGGTGGGGTACATCACCTGCTATTATCTCGAGACCGCACAATGGGTCGCCCTTAGCGTCGCCGGGGGCATGCTGCTCCTGCCGCTGCTTGTGATCTTCATTCTCCGCAAGATGCGGATGAACAAGTTCATGCACCAGTTGCCGGACGTGTTTGAGCTGATGAGCCAGGCGCTGCGAGCTGGGCATTCACTGGCCAACTCGATTCTCGTCGTCAGCCAGCAGCTGCCCGACCCGGTTGGTACGGAATTCGCCCGCGTGTTTCACGAGCAGAACCTCGGCATCAAGATCGAAGACGCCCTGCGCGACATGGCCCGGCGCGTCGGGCTGATGGACGTGCGATTCTTTGTGACGGCCGTGCTGATTCAGCGGCAGACCGGCGGCGATCTCGCCGAAGTGCTCGACAACATCAGCAGCGTCATTCGCGATCGGATCAAGCTGTTCGGCTCGGTGAAGGCGCTGACGGCCGAAGGGCGGTTGTCGGGCTACGTGCTGCTGGCGTTGCCGGTGTTTGTGTTCCTGCTGGAGTTGGTCATCAACCCGGACTATGCGCAGATCATGATCGACGACGAAGTCGGGCAGTACATGCTGATCGGTGCGGGCGTGAGCCAGATCCTGGGTCTCGCGCTGATTCAGAAGATCGTCAACATCAAGGTGTAG
- a CDS encoding Bacterial type II secretion system protein F domain protein: protein MSELMMLGILVAVAIGLVIYSLLPNRGEQAESVRRRAMGLSGDDDTASAKERARKNAGNKSMLEMAAPILSRPMMPKTEQEQSSLRAKLASAGYRRESIVMMFLASKIIVGGAMGITAFLYSSALGAESPQVIYYGVFGLGLGFMGPNLWLGNAVKKRGEAIRNGMPDSLDLMVVAVESGLGLDAALLRVSDEMKHVHGALAEELQIATIETQMGTSRSEALQRMAERTGVQEMRALVAVITQAEKLGTSIAKALRNQAESLRTKRRQKAEERAQKTAVKLLIPLILFIFPAIFVVLAGPAAIHIMHTFQSGALKK, encoded by the coding sequence GTGTCGGAACTGATGATGCTGGGAATTCTGGTCGCGGTCGCCATCGGCCTGGTGATCTATTCGCTGCTGCCCAATCGCGGGGAGCAGGCCGAGTCGGTCCGCCGGCGCGCAATGGGTCTTTCGGGCGACGATGACACGGCATCGGCGAAAGAGCGCGCCCGCAAGAATGCCGGCAACAAGAGCATGCTGGAAATGGCGGCGCCGATTCTGTCGCGCCCGATGATGCCCAAGACCGAACAGGAGCAATCGTCCCTGCGTGCCAAGCTGGCCAGCGCCGGCTACCGGCGAGAATCCATCGTCATGATGTTCCTGGCCAGCAAGATCATCGTCGGCGGCGCGATGGGCATCACGGCGTTTCTGTATTCGTCGGCGCTGGGCGCCGAGTCGCCGCAGGTGATCTACTACGGCGTGTTTGGCCTCGGGCTGGGCTTCATGGGACCGAACCTGTGGCTCGGCAACGCGGTCAAGAAGCGGGGCGAGGCGATTCGCAACGGCATGCCGGACTCGCTGGATCTGATGGTGGTCGCCGTCGAATCAGGCCTCGGTCTCGACGCGGCGCTGCTCCGCGTCAGCGATGAGATGAAGCACGTCCACGGCGCGCTGGCGGAAGAATTGCAGATCGCGACGATTGAGACGCAGATGGGCACCTCGCGCAGCGAAGCGCTGCAGCGCATGGCCGAGCGCACGGGCGTTCAGGAGATGCGGGCGCTGGTTGCCGTCATCACACAGGCCGAGAAGCTCGGCACCAGCATCGCCAAGGCCCTGCGCAATCAGGCCGAGAGCCTGCGCACCAAGCGCCGTCAGAAGGCCGAAGAGCGTGCGCAGAAGACCGCGGTCAAGCTGCTCATCCCGCTGATCTTGTTCATCTTTCCAGCGATCTTCGTTGTGCTGGCCGGCCCGGCGGCGATCCACATCATGCACACCTTCCAGAGCGGCGCGCTGAAGAAGTAG